TGAAGTCCACGAAGAGAAATtttgtacaagtctcaaatgGATAAGTTTCGagtaactttaaaaaaatgttaaaaaaaactattcattcaaacaaaataaaaccaaaaagaggaaaataattagaattacaTGCCACAAGCACACTAAAACTTTCAGGTTAAACGCCGAAGGTATATGGAGGAAACATTTTACAGATTTGAGACTTTATTTTTCAGACGcaacccaagaaaaaaaaaaaaaaaaaaagagaggaaataaaTAGAATCATTGCATGCCAATTCTTCCGGCACGTCTGGTGTCTGATAAATTTACAGtatcatattaatatacatCATAAATTAGCCCCTTTTTCCCAGTGCAAAATATTTAGTTTCGTATGCGCAAAGGGTGTCAACGGATATAGGTACGTCCTAGTGACCAAAGGCCTGTTTCTTTTACTGGTGCCTGAAAACACAATTGGAGACAGGAAAAGAGGGTATTAGGGAGCAGTCAAAGTATGATCAGCAAGTTGTGTGATTTGGATCTGATTGCATGCTCACCGGTGTTTTCATGGATGGGAAGACATTCCAAAACCGGAGAGTTTCATCGCCTGCCCCAGTAACTATTGTCTGCAGAAGGCAATTGAtgttaaaattactatttttacaAAGCAATGACATATCTAGTATAGTAAGTATAGCAAGCATGTTTGATCTTAGTTCTTGGGTGCATATACGAGTATGTGTTATCAGAAATTGCATTAATGAAAGGATGTAAATACCTGTCCATCAGGTGACATTGCTAGGTAAAGAACTCGCATGCTATGTCCGGTTAGAGTTGCAACCTGTCAAGGTTCAATTCAATCCAAAGAATGGCGTGTCAATTTAATTGTCTAGAACTTTTGAAGCTTATTTTAAACCAAGATCTGCAGACAGATTACTGTGAAAGCGGAAAATTTATGATCGAAAACCTACCTTTGCCATTGACGGATACTTCCACACCATAATTTGATTCTGGGAATACCCATGAGTGCTTACTAGTTCATTCACATTTTTACTCCACGCAAGATTGCAAACCTGCAGGTTaaggaaaaaatctatttagGTATAGGCGCATGAATTCTTTCAACAATAAGTTTTCACATGATAGATAACATGGTAAGATTGCAAACCTGCTGTGGTTaaggaaaaaatctatttaagtATAGGCGCATGAATTCTTTCAACAATAAGTTTTCACATGATAACATGGTAATTACGCCCTTTTGCAGTTGTCCAAAAGTTGTTTTTGGGCACATCTCATTTATGAAACTTTATTCTTCCTAAAAGTTATTGGCATTTTAATGTAAAGAAAaacgaagagaaaaaaattaccTGGCTTCCTGTATCAACACTGTTCAATTGGTGGCCGTTTGTGGTGTTCCAGAAGCGAATACATCGATCAGCTGTTCCACCTCCAGATGCAAGAAGGCCGCTTTGGTGGGGAGACCAAGCAATGGCCTTGACAGCAGCTGTGTGCTCTGTCAATCTCAAAGCTGGTTGCTGAGAATGCTGGTTCCAGACCAGTAGCTGGAGTCACCAGTAAGTCATTTGATTAGTAATTGACTAGGGGTGCGGAAAGACACCAAAAAGGGCAAGTGTAAAGagtaaaagaaacaacaaaaaactaTGTGCTGATACCTGATTATCATTGCCACCAGATGCAAGTTCCCTGTCATCATTGGACCATTTTAGCCCACATACCTGTTGCATTGAACCATTACAAAAGAGCATAGCAAGGCTCGGGAAAGAAAACCAATATATGTGGAATTATGAGATGTGTGATTCAAAGCTCAATAATTGTATATACAGAGGATTGTATAGCCAATGCCAAGTAGCTGGAACCGAGGGGCTTTGAGTTGATAGAAAGAGCTACTAGGAAAATTTTCGAAAGCTTCACACCTCAGACTTGTGACCAACTAGCTTGCCAACAAAGTCATTTGGAACCCGAAGATCATGTTGAAGTATGTTGCGGTCCCTACTTCCAGAAGCTAATGTGCGTGAATTCCAAGCCAGGACTCCAGTTCTTGTTTGATGCCCAGCCATGGTTCGGACTTTCTTGCATTGAGTCCCATCCCAGACCTAAAATAGGGAGCCAAAACACTAGCTAAATCTCAGGTCTATAAAAAACTAACTGAACATGCTGGACTCCTATTAAGATGCGATTAGTAAAGGATCAGATGCAGTTGAGAGAACTAGCTACCTGAACTTGACCAAAATTTGTACCAATAGATATGTATGAACCTTCTCGGGTCCATTGGACCGAACACACACCATCGTTAGGTCCCAAGTCACACAACTTCGTTACCTGAGGAGCAAAAAACAgcagaataaaatgaaatatgcaTCCCATTCAAATCACAATCTCTCTATTCAATAAGTGGCGGCTGCCAACTAAGTAGCATCAAACTTACTTTGCTGTTTGAAGCACTCCACAGATATACACAGGTGCCTAATCCAACTGCCAGGACATTTTGAGAGGACCAATCCACTAGGTTCAAGTAAAAGTCATCTTGAAGTGATGGCGCATCTAGAACCTGCAACCATTTAACCTTCAAAGATCAACAATCTTCTAAAATCTCCACGTTGATCTTTCTAAATTTTCCACTAAATTTTAGGCTTGCATCTCTCCCTGCCTAGACGAGATTTAGTTAAACTCATTTCCATTTCGGTGCTTCAGTTCAATGGGTTGACTGTCGGCTTAGTTACTAAGCAAATGGAGAATATTTCAAATCTGTACCGTGCCTAACAcggtaattttcttttcttagttgCTGTCAGCTTAGTTGCACAGCTATGTGTTATACCGGCAGTCACAAACTAAAAGGACCAGAGCTTACCTTGTGTGGGGTCTTAGGAACCTTACGAGGTGGCTTGGGAGGTGTAGAAGTCTCGGAAGAGAACCCACTATCGTTGCCCAACACCGAAGGAGAGTAAGGAGAATTCGGCCCCGAGACCTCGGTCTTGAACCGCAACATGTTCTTGCTGGGACTCATCGGCGACCCAGGACCTGCAGGAGAAAAAGACCCAAAATCAGACCCGAAAAGTTCCAATCTCAATAACCTCGAATATGCCTCGTTTCCGCCTTCTTTAACCGGTGACGCCTTCTCGATTAACCCGAATGTGTGCAGCCTCGACGACGATCTGCAGGGTATGAATCTGTCACTACACATGGAAGATTTCGATTTCGAGGGGGAAGACAAGTTCGATATCGTTCGAGGCGATCCCAAGTTCGACGCCGCACGAAAAGGACCCGAAAAGGTCTCGAGGCGCAGCGATGTCTGGGACATCCCAGGTGGGAGATTAAGCCCTGTTTTTCTCGCTTGGGGTGAATCCATTTTCTGGGTCTTATTTGATCTTTTTGCTTCCTTGAGAGATCTTGGGTTTGCGATGGATAATGGGTTCCCTATAAAGAAAGCCTCTCCTCCCGAAGCAAAGAGAGCTTTTTTTCTAGGGGCTTTGGTTCTCTCTGCGAGAAAGATTTGGAACGGTACATGGTGGCAATGTTTATAGGAGCGAGCAGTCTTGGAAAAGGGAGGGAGGCGGGGTCCCGTGAAaatagaacattctccaacgGTCAAATTGGACATAAATCGAGCTCGTAATACGGTATACAAGCTGGTTTTAGTGCTTCGTTGCCAAACTAGCCGTTGCCATACTAGCCGTTGCTCTCAGTCTCATTATTTTATTGCTTGGAGCTTCTCTGGGAAAATtgcttgtatatattatttatttatttgttagatTATGTTAGCTGATCTCGTGGTCCGTTGAGGTTTCAAACTGCTTCAATTGCGTAGGGTGCCCAGAATGGGAACAATTATGTAttcatgggaaaaaaaataaataaataaaacatttatttggGGGGAAAAGAAGGAGGTCAAACTTGCATCGCATAGATTTCGAAAGACTCCACTATTAATTTTTACACTCCACTTGGCCTTTAAGCAGATGTTGCTCAGAAAAGATGCCCCCGAAAACATTAACATGCACCCCATCCGAAGTgaagttttctttcttccaaAGGTTTGAAATTCAGTTGATTGAGCAACTTCGGGGTCTGAGAATCTATACTGGCAAAGCCAACTATTTGCACAAACACTAGAGGATCAGACCACGAATTGAACTGGATAGGAACAAATATCAATAGCCTGTGTATGTATGCACTCACTGGACTTCAAAAGTTCAGTCTAGAATTTAATTGACTTTAGAGTCATCTATCTAACGTTGAATGATAATTTACATCAATGCACCCTGACCAAATCATCTATAAACTGTACCGCAGTTGATATCTGCGAAGCCAATCTTCACCCTTCTCATAATaatctgttttactaaaagTCTGTGTCAGAAACTGTGGATCAATGGCATAAGCAGCAGCCCCACGCCATGCATCAAGAATTGGATCAAATGCTCTTACCACCTTTATAAGTGACCCAGATGGCCTAATCATCCG
Above is a genomic segment from Juglans microcarpa x Juglans regia isolate MS1-56 chromosome 1D, Jm3101_v1.0, whole genome shotgun sequence containing:
- the LOC121240093 gene encoding protein FIZZY-RELATED 3, translating into MDSPQARKTGLNLPPGMSQTSLRLETFSGPFRAASNLGSPRTISNLSSPSKSKSSMCSDRFIPCRSSSRLHTFGLIEKASPVKEGGNEAYSRLLRLELFGSDFGSFSPAGPGSPMSPSKNMLRFKTEVSGPNSPYSPSVLGNDSGFSSETSTPPKPPRKVPKTPHKVLDAPSLQDDFYLNLVDWSSQNVLAVGLGTCVYLWSASNSKVTKLCDLGPNDGVCSVQWTREGSYISIGTNFGQVQVWDGTQCKKVRTMAGHQTRTGVLAWNSRTLASGSRDRNILQHDLRVPNDFVGKLVGHKSEVCGLKWSNDDRELASGGNDNQLLVWNQHSQQPALRLTEHTAAVKAIAWSPHQSGLLASGGGTADRCIRFWNTTNGHQLNSVDTGSQVCNLAWSKNVNELVSTHGYSQNQIMVWKYPSMAKVATLTGHSMRVLYLAMSPDGQTIVTGAGDETLRFWNVFPSMKTPAPVKETGLWSLGRTYIR